From Spirosoma aerolatum, one genomic window encodes:
- a CDS encoding transglutaminase domain-containing protein: MQLNAGCELYFDAETPTPLILMLRPRSGAGQWIIREEYQITPTVNVTEFTDMYGNLCQRVVAPAGPFSIHFSATVQTADLIDVAPGAPYTPVEDLPDDVLHYTLPSRYCQSDQLGNLAAEITANAEPGYDQAEAIRKWIHEHIKYEYGTSDASTSAVDTANNRIGVCRDFTHLGISLCRSLNIPARMVVGYLYQLDPMDLHAWFEAYVDGRWFTFDATQNEPRGNRITVAYGRDAADVAFTTQFGPMKLNDMKVWVDMAQPEIHETEKKVDDAPTFSASVGSNQPTTNTP; this comes from the coding sequence ATGCAACTGAATGCAGGCTGTGAACTTTATTTTGACGCCGAAACGCCAACCCCTTTAATATTAATGCTGCGCCCACGCTCGGGAGCAGGGCAATGGATTATCCGGGAAGAGTATCAGATTACCCCAACGGTCAATGTCACGGAGTTTACCGATATGTATGGCAACCTTTGTCAGCGGGTTGTCGCGCCGGCAGGGCCATTCTCTATTCATTTTTCAGCTACCGTTCAAACCGCCGATCTGATCGATGTAGCACCAGGCGCACCGTACACGCCTGTCGAAGATTTACCCGACGACGTGCTCCATTATACCCTACCCAGTCGTTATTGCCAGTCAGACCAATTGGGCAATCTGGCCGCTGAAATTACCGCCAATGCCGAACCAGGCTACGACCAGGCCGAAGCTATCCGAAAGTGGATTCATGAACATATCAAATACGAGTATGGCACCAGCGATGCCAGCACATCGGCTGTAGATACCGCCAATAACCGAATCGGTGTTTGTCGGGATTTCACCCATTTGGGTATTTCTCTTTGCCGATCGCTAAATATTCCGGCCCGTATGGTCGTTGGCTATTTATACCAGCTTGATCCTATGGACTTACACGCCTGGTTTGAAGCCTACGTCGACGGGCGTTGGTTTACGTTTGATGCTACTCAGAACGAACCACGTGGTAATCGAATAACGGTAGCCTATGGGCGCGATGCAGCCGATGTAGCCTTCACGACGCAGTTTGGTCCAATGAAACTCAACGATATGAAGGTATGGGTTGATATGGCTCAGCCAGAAATCCACGAAACAGAAAAAAAAGTTGACGATGCTCCAACCTTTTCGGCATCTGTTGGGTCTAACCAACCAACGACCAATACACCATGA
- a CDS encoding LytR/AlgR family response regulator transcription factor, which translates to MAVRCFVLDDEPLATDLLKEYIGRLPDFQLMGVSNSPTRALPFLQQTTVDVLFLDIQMPRLTGFDLLRPLGYRPKVIFTTAFREYALDSYEFDVVDFLVKPIAFERFLQSVGKIYRFMPTKPAQTEAPEFVRPAKNYQYFKVDKEMVKIDLDDILWIESLKDYVRIHTVSGPLVSYLRISYLEEKLPPDRFARIHKSFIVSLDHIQAISASYIRVNNEELPIGRIYKAKLDEVLQRR; encoded by the coding sequence ATGGCTGTTCGTTGTTTTGTACTGGATGATGAGCCGCTGGCAACCGACCTGTTAAAAGAATACATAGGTCGGTTGCCAGATTTTCAACTGATGGGCGTATCGAATAGCCCAACGCGTGCTCTTCCATTTCTTCAGCAAACGACCGTCGATGTCTTATTTCTCGACATCCAAATGCCCCGCCTGACCGGTTTCGATCTGTTACGACCGTTAGGCTATCGGCCTAAAGTGATTTTCACTACAGCTTTTCGGGAATACGCATTGGATAGTTACGAGTTCGATGTGGTAGACTTTCTGGTAAAGCCTATTGCCTTTGAACGATTTCTGCAATCGGTTGGTAAGATCTATCGGTTTATGCCCACTAAACCCGCGCAGACTGAAGCGCCTGAATTTGTTCGCCCTGCTAAGAACTACCAGTATTTTAAGGTCGATAAGGAAATGGTAAAGATCGATCTGGACGATATTCTATGGATTGAGAGTCTGAAAGACTACGTCAGGATTCATACCGTATCTGGTCCATTAGTCTCCTATTTACGTATCAGTTACCTGGAAGAAAAACTCCCTCCCGATCGCTTCGCCAGAATCCACAAATCGTTTATTGTATCGCTGGACCACATTCAGGCTATCAGTGCCAGTTATATCCGGGTCAATAATGAAGAATTGCCCATTGGCCGGATCTACAAAGCCAAACTCGACGAAGTGCTCCAACGTCGATGA
- a CDS encoding OmpA family protein: MNAHGIIVAAFLSLTGHSYGQAKKDSTVLTNPAVENLGNQVNSEYNEINPVISPDGKTLYFARISHPNNTHGTKGSQDIWFSDLDAVSGKWGPARRMGFPLNKDEYNCAYSITPDGNTMLIKGQYNNGNYETRGFSISKKTATGWSPPQKIDIPGYVGMSKGQFDCGFMSADGKTLIMAFSEKKNSKEDDIYVSFRQKDGSWTKPMDLGSEVNTKFTETTPFLAPDGATLYFSSNRDGGLGSNDIYVTKRVDKTWKHWTKPVNLGPKVNTDGYDAYYTLSASGDYAYLTTFKNTVGKGDIVRVKLTDDRPTNQPSRLGSGSEVAGQTDATRPDPVALISGKVVDQITGKPIEARIVYQTLPDGAEVGEATSDPLTGEYKIVLPYGQKFSVRAIAKDFISESINIDLTQAKGFQEIKSDPVKMAPIKEGSVIRLNNIFFDTGKSELRPESGPELDRLVTTLNENPKMTIEVRGHTDNTGSNEINNKLSQDRADAVREYFISKGIEPDRVGSKGFGESKPVATNDTEAGRQQNRRVEFVIIKK, translated from the coding sequence ATGAATGCCCACGGTATTATTGTCGCAGCTTTTCTCTCCCTTACCGGTCACTCGTATGGACAGGCGAAGAAAGACTCGACAGTATTGACTAATCCCGCTGTTGAAAACCTCGGCAATCAGGTCAATTCTGAATATAATGAGATCAATCCAGTTATTTCGCCGGATGGGAAAACATTATATTTCGCCCGTATAAGCCACCCCAACAACACCCATGGCACTAAAGGCAGCCAGGATATCTGGTTTTCCGATCTGGATGCAGTCAGTGGCAAATGGGGACCAGCCCGACGCATGGGATTTCCCTTAAACAAAGACGAGTATAACTGCGCTTATAGCATCACGCCCGATGGCAATACTATGCTCATAAAGGGGCAATACAACAACGGTAACTACGAAACACGCGGCTTTTCGATCAGTAAGAAAACAGCTACTGGTTGGTCGCCCCCGCAAAAGATTGATATTCCGGGCTATGTCGGAATGAGCAAAGGGCAATTCGACTGCGGGTTTATGTCGGCCGATGGCAAAACGCTGATCATGGCTTTCAGCGAGAAAAAAAACAGCAAGGAAGATGATATTTATGTTTCCTTCCGCCAAAAAGATGGCTCTTGGACTAAACCAATGGATTTGGGCTCTGAGGTGAATACTAAATTTACCGAAACCACGCCCTTTCTGGCTCCTGACGGTGCTACGCTGTATTTTTCCAGCAACCGGGATGGCGGCCTGGGTAGCAACGATATTTATGTGACCAAGCGCGTCGATAAAACCTGGAAACACTGGACCAAGCCGGTCAACCTGGGACCAAAGGTGAATACCGATGGCTATGACGCGTATTATACGCTTTCAGCTTCAGGTGATTATGCGTATCTGACCACCTTTAAAAATACGGTTGGCAAAGGGGATATTGTCCGGGTTAAGCTTACTGATGACCGACCGACGAATCAACCCAGCCGTTTGGGTAGTGGATCAGAAGTAGCGGGCCAAACGGACGCCACCCGGCCCGATCCAGTTGCGTTGATCAGCGGCAAAGTAGTTGACCAGATTACCGGCAAGCCCATTGAAGCCCGCATCGTTTACCAGACACTACCTGATGGTGCCGAAGTTGGTGAGGCTACTTCTGATCCGCTAACGGGCGAATATAAAATTGTGCTTCCTTACGGCCAGAAATTTTCTGTTCGGGCCATTGCAAAAGATTTCATTTCCGAAAGTATAAATATTGATCTGACGCAAGCTAAAGGCTTTCAGGAAATTAAAAGCGATCCTGTTAAAATGGCCCCTATCAAAGAAGGCTCAGTTATTCGCCTGAACAACATCTTCTTCGATACAGGCAAATCGGAACTTCGTCCTGAATCGGGCCCTGAGCTTGATCGATTAGTGACTACGCTGAATGAGAATCCTAAAATGACGATTGAGGTTCGCGGCCATACCGATAACACGGGCTCGAATGAAATCAATAACAAACTCTCTCAAGACCGGGCTGATGCCGTTCGGGAGTATTTCATCAGCAAAGGTATTGAACCCGATCGGGTAGGTAGTAAAGGCTTTGGCGAAAGCAAACCGGTTGCCACAAACGATACCGAAGCAGGTCGTCAGCAAAACCGAAGGGTGGAGTTTGTCATTATCAAGAAATAA